In Blattabacterium sp. DPU, the genomic window AATTTTAAAAGTTAATGAAAATAAAAAGAAGATGATACTATTTCATGATTTTTATTTAAAATTTGATATTCTGTATATTCAAATGAATCTTTTGGAATTATTTTAATCCATGTTTTATATTTTAAAAACCATTTTTGTTGAATAGAAGGAAATCCTTTTTTTAAATAAGCTGAAACAAAAGAATGAATATGTAATTGTATTCCTTTATGATTTTTATTTATAATAATTTCTATTACAAATTCTAAATGATGAATATAATTTTCAGGAGAATTTTTATATTGTTTATTATTTATATTCATTTTTTTTAATTCGGGTCTTACTCTATGACGAGTAAATTGAACTAAACCAAATTTAGTAGGAGGTAAAATTTGGTGTTTTGCTCGATCATTTTTCATTTTTTCCTTTAAATGTTCATATAGCTGTTTTTTTTGTACAGAATCATACATATCTATAAAATCCACGACAATTATACCTCCCATATCTCTTAATCTGAGTTGTCTTGCTATTTCTGTTGCTGCTAATAAATTAATTTTAAATATATTATCAATTCTTTCTGATTCTGTACAATTCTTCATCATATGATTACTCATTCCACTATTCACATCTATCACGTGTAAAGCTTCAGTATGTTCTATAATCAGATAAGCTCCATTTCCCAATGGAACATTTTTACCTAAAAAAATTTGTATTTGTTTTTCTATTCCATATTTTTCAAATATGGGAACGTTTCCTTTATAATATTTAATGATATTTATTTTTTTTGGAGCAATTAAAGATAAATATGAATGTATTTCTTGACACAAAAAATTGTTATTACAATAAATAGATTTAAAATCATCATTGAATATATCTCTCAATAAACAATAAATTTTATTACTTTCACTTAATATTCGAATGGGTGGTAAAAGCTTCATTAAATTATTTAATTTTTTTTTCCATTTTTTGATTAAAAAAATTAGTTCTTCATGAAGAACTTTTTCTAGTTCATTATTAGCAGCCGTACGAATAATAATACCAAATTCATTAGGTTTTATTTTCTTTATGTAAGAAATTAGTCTATTTCTTTCTTTTATATTTTTTATTTTCTTAGAAAGAGAAATTTTATCTGAAAAAGGAATAAGTATTAAATTTCTACCTGGAATACAAATTTTTGTAGTAAGTTTTGGGCCTTTATTAGAAATAGGTTCTTTAGAAATTTGAACCAAAATTTTTTGTCCAATATGTAATATATGATCTATGGAATTTTTATTTTTTTGATTAGATTCTTTTTTTATGTGGTTATTGGATGTCAAATTTAGCATTTGATCTATTTTAAGTCCAATATCATCATAATGCAAAAAGGCTCCTTTCGAATGTCCTATATCTATGATAACGGCATTTAATCCATATAATATTTTTTTAACTATACCCAAATAAATGTCTCCTACAGAGAATTTTTTATCCAAAATATCTCTATGAAGTTCCAGTAACTTTCCTTCTTCTAAAAGAGCTATTTTAATTTCTTGTTCTTCTGCATTTATAATTAACTCTTTATTCATACACAAAAACAAGGAAAAAAGTTTTAAAAATTATTATTTATTTTATTTCTTTTTATGCCTATTTTTCCTATTTCTTTTTTTTCTTTTATGAGTTGCTATTTTGCGTCTTTTTCTTTTTTTTCCGTTTGGCATAATTTTTTTTGATTATTATATATGATTAATCGTATTTCCTGACTATTTATTCTTTTATAGGAACATTTTTTTTCACTAATTCTGTGAAGGATTTTGCAGGTTTAAATACTGGTATATTATGCGCAGGAATTACAATAGACATATCTTTAGATATATGACGACCCAGTTTTTTCGCTCGATATTTAATAATAAATGATCCGAATCCTCTTAAATAAACATTTTCTCCCGATGTTAAACTTTGTTTAATTTTTTTCATAAATGTCTCTATCACCTTTTGCGTATCAATTCTTTCAGATCCAGTTTCTGATATGATTTCTGTTATTATATCTGCTTTTGTCATGTTAAATCATTATATCGAATAACAAAATTCGGTTTCCTAAATATACCAATTTTTTATAAAATTGCTCTAAAATTAAAAATATATGGATTTTTCCAAAAAAATAATAAATTGGTATCACAAAAATCATAGAAAACTTCCTTGGAGGGAAACTAAAAATCCATATTATATATTAGTTTCAGAGTTTATGTTGCAACAAACAAGAGTTTCGCAAACTATCAAGTATTATTTAAATTTTATAAAAGAGTTTCCAAGTTTAGAAAAATTGGCTCAAGCAAAAGAAAAAAATGTACTCAAAAAATGGGAAGGATTAGGTTATTATTCTAGAGCAAAATATTTGCATTCTTTTGCTAAAAAATTAAAAAATAACAACATTTCTTTTCCAAGAAAATATCAAGAATTAATAAAATATAAAGGAATAGGGCCATACACAGGAGCAGCTATAGCGTCTATATGTTTTCATGAAATTATACCTGCTATTGATGGAAATGCTTGCAGAGTATTTTCTAGATATTTTGGTATTTATGATGATATAACATCCACTATTACAAAAAATATGTTACAAAATATTGTTTCAAAAATAATGGATTTTAAACATCCAGGAATTTTTAATCAAGCAATAATGGATTTAGGTTCTATTGTATGTACTACAAAAAATCCGAAATGTTTGTCATGTCCAGTTAATAATTCTTGTTTTTCTATTAAAAATGGAACTGTCGGTAAATTACCTGTAAAAAAAATAAAAAAATTTATAAGACATAGATTTTTTTATTATATTTTCATACATGATCGTAATCAAAATATTTGTTTACATAAAAGATCAGATAAAGACATATGGAAAGGACTTTATGATTTTCCTTTAGTAGAATCGGAAAAAAATTTGTCAATTCATGAAATAATAAATAAAGTTTGGAAAAAATTTAGAATAATTATTTCTAATTTTTTGATTTATAAAATGAAACATAAACTTACTCATCAAATTTTATCTATTAGATTTTTTAATTGCGAAATTTTACAAAATTCTAATAAAAATATATTTTTTGATAATTTTTTTTTCATACCACAGAATCAAATAGGAGAGTATCCTTTTCCTCGTCCTATTATTTTATTTTTAAAACATAAAAAAATGATTTAGTTTTTATTTTATATATGTTATGAATTTAAGATCCATTTTGTATCAAATAGATTTTTCATTTTATTTTCTAAAAATTATTATCAAAATTTAATCTTTTGGAAAAAGAATCTTCGACGAATATTTTTTTAGAAAAAACTTTATATTTAGTTTTTTATTTTGCAGTAATAATAATATTATTATTATTTTCTGCACTAATATCTGGTTCTGAAACTGCTTTTTTTTGTATTGAGAAAAAAACTCTTGACAGAGAGAGAAAAAAAAACTCTTATAAAGGAAATATTGTATTTCAAATTTTAAGAGATAAAAAAAAACTCTTAGCAACAATATTAATTTCTAATAATTTTTCTAATATTGGAATAGTCATATTAAGTTCTTATTTAATCACAGAATTTTTACAAAACAAATATTTAGTTATTTACAACCAATTTTATATTCCTATTAATTTCCTTTTAGAGGTGGTAGTTCTTACTTTTATTTTACTTTTATTTGGAGAAATTATACCTAAAATATATGCTAGTAAAAATAATTTTCGTTTTGCTATTTTTATGTCAGAACCCTTAATGATTCTTAGCAGAATATTAGATCCAATTAGTAAAATTATAATTTTTATATCAAAGTCTATAGAAAATAAAGTTATAAAAAAGAAGAATATTATTTCTGTAGAACAGCTTTCAAAAGCTCTAAAAATTACATCTCCAAATCAAAAGAATATTAAAGAACGTAAATTTTTACAAAGAATTATTGATTTTGGAAATACAGAAACACATCAAATTATGACTCCAAGAATAGATATGTTTGCTTTAAATAGTAATAAAAGTTTTTCTGATGTTCTCGATTTAGTTCGTTATCAAGGATACTCTCGTATTCCTGTATATAAAAATAGTATTGATGATATAGAAGGAGTTCTTTTTACTAAAGATTTACTTCCATTTATTTATGATAATAATTTTAAGTGGAATCAACTTCTTCATAGTCCTTTTTTTGTTCCAGAAAAAAAAAAGATAGATGATCTTTTAAATGATTTTAAGAAAAGAAAAATACATTTAGCTATTGTAGTAGATGAATATGGAGGAACATCTGGTCTAGTAACTCTTGAAGATGTAATTGAAGAAATTGTAGGAGACATTATTGATGAATTTGATGAAGAAGATATGTCCTATTCTAAATTAAATCAAAATAATTATTTATTTGATGGAAAAACATCTTTAATTAATTTCTATCGTATTATGGATATTAAAGAGGAAGTTTTTTTTGAAAGTCAAAAAGGAGAAGCAGATACTTTAGGAGGATTTATTATGGAAATAAATAAAGAATTCCCTAAGAAAAAACAGAAAATTAATTTTTTAAATTATTCTTTTATTATAAAAAGTATTGATCATAAAAGAATTAAAACTATAGAAGTAATAAGAAAAAAATGAATAATACATGTATTAAAATGAAAAAAATTAAATTTATGTAAAATTTATGAGTTATATATTTTGCATGAAAAAAAACACAATTTTTTTTTATATCATATTATTTATTATTATGATAGGTGGAATGTATTTTTTTTTAAAAAAATTTTTTTTATTTCCTTCAGAAGAAAAAGCTATGAAAGAATTCAATTATGCTCAACAATATCTTTCTAAAGGAGATATAGATAAAGCTTTAAATAAAAAAAACATTAAAATCAATTATTTAGGATTTTCAGGTATAGTATCTAAATATCCTTTTACTAAAGCAGGAAATATTTCTAAATTTTATGCAGGAATTTGTTATTATAAATTGGGGGATTATAAAGAATCCATAAAAATGATGAAAAGTTTTTCCGCAAAAGATGAAATTATATCTTCTATAAAATACGGAATTATAGGAGATGCTTTTACTCAAATAAAAAATCAAAAAGAAGCTTTAAAAAATTACATTATAGCAGCTAATATAAGAGAAAACGAAATTACGACTCCTCTTTATTATTACAAAGCAGCATTATTAGATTTTTCTATGAAAAAATACAAAGATTCCAAATTTTTTCTAAAAAAAATAGAAAAAAAATATCCTTTTTTTTTATATAGAAAAAACGTTGAAAAATATCTTATGTTTATTGAAAATAAATTATAAATTATGATTTCGAAAACAAATCCTGTTTATTCGTTTTCTAAAAAAGAAATAAAAAATGCAAATTTAAAATTTGCTATTATTGTTTCTTTATGGAATAAAGAAATAACGAATAGATTATATCAAGGAACTTATAAAACATTGATTCAATCAGGAGTATTAGAAGAAAAAATTCAAACTTGGGAAGTTCCTGGAAGTTATGAATTAATTTATTCTTCAAAAAAAATAGCTCACTGTTGTAATTTTGATTCAATCATAGCAATAGGATCACTTATTCAAGGAGAAACTCTTCATTTTAAATATTTATGTCAAGCTATTTCACATGGTATTAAAGATATTAACATAATATATGATGTTCCTGTTATATTTTGTGTTCTTTCTGATAAAAATAAACAACAAGCTTTTGATCGATCCGGTGGGAAAAATGGAAATAAAGGAATAGAATGTGCTAAAACTGCTATACATATGTCTTTATTTAGGAAATCTATAACATGAAAAATGTTATTCAATTTTTGCCTGAGAAAGTAATTCAGCAAATAGCTGCAGGAGAAGTTATAGAACGTCCTTCTTCTGTTTTAAGAGAACTTTTAGAAAACGCAATAGATGCAAATGCAAAAATGATTGACATTTTTATAAAAGATTCAGGAAAAACATTGATTCAATTAATAGATGATGGAATAGGAATGAGTATCGATGATGCAAAAATGAGTATTCAAAGATATGCTACTTCCAAAATTAAAAAAACTGATGATATTTTTAGAATTAAAACAAAAGGATTTAGAGGAGAAGCTTTGGCTTCTATTGCACTTATTTCTCAGTTAGAAATACAAACTAAAAATAAAGAATATGCAATAGGTACTCATATTTTTGTAGAAGAAGGAAAAATAAAAAAACAAATTCCTATAAATACACTTATAGGAACAAGAATTTCTGTAAAAAATATTTTTTATAAATTTCCTGCTAGAAGACAATTTTTAAAATCTTCTCAAATAGAATTTAAACATATTATTTATGAATTTTATAAAATTATTTTAGCACACAGAAATATAACATATCGTTTTTATCATAACGATAGGATGATTTTTTATTTTAAAAAAGCTTCTTTAATAGAAAGAATAAAGGAAATTATTAAAAACAAAAGAAAAAATCTATTTCCCATATTGGTAAAAAAAAATAAAATTTTTATAAAAGGATTTGTGAGCTTTCCAGATTTTTCTATAAAAAAAGGAAATCAATTTTTATTGGTGAATCAACGTTGTGTTACTCATTTATTTTTACATAAAAAAATTATTCATGCTTATGATGGTTTTTTGAAAGATACCAAAACAGTTTCTTATTTTATTTTTATTTTTATAGATTCTAGCTTAGTAAATTGGAATATACATCCAACAAAAAAGGAAGTAAAATTAGACAAAGAAGAGATTATTGGTGAAATGATTCAACAAGAAATTAAAAATATTTTATTTAATCAATATAAGGTAAAAAATAAAGAATTAGAAAATTGTAATATTTTTTTTAAGTCATTCAAAAATGATTATTTATTGAATAATTTTTATAATCAACTTTCTGATCAAAAAAAAGTGATTCAATTAGAAAATAGATTTCA contains:
- a CDS encoding Rne/Rng family ribonuclease — encoded protein: MNKELIINAEEQEIKIALLEEGKLLELHRDILDKKFSVGDIYLGIVKKILYGLNAVIIDIGHSKGAFLHYDDIGLKIDQMLNLTSNNHIKKESNQKNKNSIDHILHIGQKILVQISKEPISNKGPKLTTKICIPGRNLILIPFSDKISLSKKIKNIKERNRLISYIKKIKPNEFGIIIRTAANNELEKVLHEELIFLIKKWKKKLNNLMKLLPPIRILSESNKIYCLLRDIFNDDFKSIYCNNNFLCQEIHSYLSLIAPKKINIIKYYKGNVPIFEKYGIEKQIQIFLGKNVPLGNGAYLIIEHTEALHVIDVNSGMSNHMMKNCTESERIDNIFKINLLAATEIARQLRLRDMGGIIVVDFIDMYDSVQKKQLYEHLKEKMKNDRAKHQILPPTKFGLVQFTRHRVRPELKKMNINNKQYKNSPENYIHHLEFVIEIIINKNHKGIQLHIHSFVSAYLKKGFPSIQQKWFLKYKTWIKIIPKDSFEYTEYQILNKNHEIVSSSFYFH
- a CDS encoding HU family DNA-binding protein, whose product is MTKADIITEIISETGSERIDTQKVIETFMKKIKQSLTSGENVYLRGFGSFIIKYRAKKLGRHISKDMSIVIPAHNIPVFKPAKSFTELVKKNVPIKE
- the mutY gene encoding A/G-specific adenine glycosylase — encoded protein: MDFSKKIINWYHKNHRKLPWRETKNPYYILVSEFMLQQTRVSQTIKYYLNFIKEFPSLEKLAQAKEKNVLKKWEGLGYYSRAKYLHSFAKKLKNNNISFPRKYQELIKYKGIGPYTGAAIASICFHEIIPAIDGNACRVFSRYFGIYDDITSTITKNMLQNIVSKIMDFKHPGIFNQAIMDLGSIVCTTKNPKCLSCPVNNSCFSIKNGTVGKLPVKKIKKFIRHRFFYYIFIHDRNQNICLHKRSDKDIWKGLYDFPLVESEKNLSIHEIINKVWKKFRIIISNFLIYKMKHKLTHQILSIRFFNCEILQNSNKNIFFDNFFFIPQNQIGEYPFPRPIILFLKHKKMI
- the gldE gene encoding gliding motility-associated protein GldE, which translates into the protein MEKESSTNIFLEKTLYLVFYFAVIIILLLFSALISGSETAFFCIEKKTLDRERKKNSYKGNIVFQILRDKKKLLATILISNNFSNIGIVILSSYLITEFLQNKYLVIYNQFYIPINFLLEVVVLTFILLLFGEIIPKIYASKNNFRFAIFMSEPLMILSRILDPISKIIIFISKSIENKVIKKKNIISVEQLSKALKITSPNQKNIKERKFLQRIIDFGNTETHQIMTPRIDMFALNSNKSFSDVLDLVRYQGYSRIPVYKNSIDDIEGVLFTKDLLPFIYDNNFKWNQLLHSPFFVPEKKKIDDLLNDFKKRKIHLAIVVDEYGGTSGLVTLEDVIEEIVGDIIDEFDEEDMSYSKLNQNNYLFDGKTSLINFYRIMDIKEEVFFESQKGEADTLGGFIMEINKEFPKKKQKINFLNYSFIIKSIDHKRIKTIEVIRKK
- the ribH gene encoding 6,7-dimethyl-8-ribityllumazine synthase, which produces MISKTNPVYSFSKKEIKNANLKFAIIVSLWNKEITNRLYQGTYKTLIQSGVLEEKIQTWEVPGSYELIYSSKKIAHCCNFDSIIAIGSLIQGETLHFKYLCQAISHGIKDINIIYDVPVIFCVLSDKNKQQAFDRSGGKNGNKGIECAKTAIHMSLFRKSIT
- the mutL gene encoding DNA mismatch repair endonuclease MutL, with product MKNVIQFLPEKVIQQIAAGEVIERPSSVLRELLENAIDANAKMIDIFIKDSGKTLIQLIDDGIGMSIDDAKMSIQRYATSKIKKTDDIFRIKTKGFRGEALASIALISQLEIQTKNKEYAIGTHIFVEEGKIKKQIPINTLIGTRISVKNIFYKFPARRQFLKSSQIEFKHIIYEFYKIILAHRNITYRFYHNDRMIFYFKKASLIERIKEIIKNKRKNLFPILVKKNKIFIKGFVSFPDFSIKKGNQFLLVNQRCVTHLFLHKKIIHAYDGFLKDTKTVSYFIFIFIDSSLVNWNIHPTKKEVKLDKEEIIGEMIQQEIKNILFNQYKVKNKELENCNIFFKSFKNDYLLNNFYNQLSDQKKVIQLENRFHKINESDDNNFKLKKKLYDYIYHKTKIKTLQINKKYIIFGLNNEYIILVDQHRAHQNILFEFFLRKKNLICQQFIFPIKVSLMKKEFISLNNVKNDLINFGFHLYICNDSAYLYSVPENINQNMLIKIIQNIIIYNFVKGEKNNKKKLIQIISKSASIKYGTKLYPEKMECIIKDLFSCHNPNYTYLGDPIFFVLSKKNIF